One window from the genome of Pseudomonadota bacterium encodes:
- a CDS encoding pyruvate carboxylase subunit B, with the protein MAEKRPIMITDLTLRDGHQSLFATRMKTEDMLPIAEKMDSIGFYSMEVWGGATFDVMTRFLNEDPWERVRLLKAKMPNTKFQMLLRGQNLVGYRNYADDVVEAFVEKSAEVGIDIFRVFDALNDERNFIAAFKAIKKCGKHIQGTLSYSLTEKRLGGPIFNIDYFVGKAKLIEEMGADSFCIKDMAGIISPYDAYELVTALKKNLSIPVHLHTHYTSGMASMSLLKAIEAGADGIDTCLAPFGLRSSHSAVEPFVVTLLDTPYDPKMNLELLAEVDEYFESIIPAYMSFADTTRFSVIDIGVLMHQIPGGMISNLVSQLKQAKAIHRLKEVYEEIPRTRKDMGFPPLVTPTSQIVGVQAVFNVVAGRYKMISKEVKDYFYGLYGRPPAPVDEEIRKKALKGYEKGETPIDIRPADTLEPELPKAKEALNGISDKMEDILIYALYPMTGMEFLKKKYKIQ; encoded by the coding sequence ATGGCAGAAAAGAGACCAATAATGATTACTGATCTTACCTTGAGAGATGGCCATCAGTCACTATTTGCAACAAGGATGAAGACAGAGGATATGCTCCCCATCGCTGAAAAAATGGACAGCATAGGGTTCTACTCCATGGAGGTTTGGGGAGGTGCAACCTTTGATGTAATGACACGTTTTTTAAATGAAGACCCCTGGGAAAGGGTAAGGCTTCTGAAGGCAAAGATGCCCAACACTAAGTTTCAGATGCTGCTTCGAGGGCAAAACCTTGTCGGATACAGAAACTATGCGGATGACGTGGTAGAGGCATTTGTTGAGAAATCAGCCGAAGTAGGTATTGACATATTCAGGGTGTTCGATGCACTGAATGACGAGAGAAACTTTATTGCAGCTTTCAAAGCGATAAAAAAATGCGGCAAGCATATACAGGGCACCCTTTCTTACTCGTTAACCGAAAAAAGGCTCGGAGGTCCCATATTTAATATTGATTACTTTGTCGGCAAGGCAAAATTAATTGAAGAAATGGGCGCTGATTCCTTCTGCATAAAAGATATGGCGGGCATTATATCGCCTTACGATGCATACGAACTTGTCACAGCCCTGAAAAAGAACCTGAGCATACCGGTGCATCTCCACACACATTATACCAGTGGTATGGCTTCCATGTCTTTACTGAAGGCAATTGAGGCAGGAGCCGACGGTATTGATACATGCCTTGCCCCCTTTGGATTGCGTTCTTCCCACTCGGCAGTGGAACCCTTTGTTGTTACACTCCTTGATACCCCTTATGACCCGAAAATGAACCTTGAATTATTGGCTGAGGTAGATGAGTACTTTGAGAGTATTATACCTGCTTACATGTCCTTCGCAGACACGACAAGATTTTCCGTGATAGACATAGGGGTACTAATGCACCAGATACCCGGCGGCATGATAAGCAACCTTGTCAGCCAGTTGAAGCAGGCAAAGGCAATCCACCGCCTGAAAGAGGTATACGAAGAAATCCCCAGGACAAGAAAGGATATGGGGTTTCCCCCTCTTGTCACACCAACAAGCCAGATTGTGGGCGTTCAGGCAGTATTCAACGTTGTAGCCGGAAGATACAAGATGATTTCCAAAGAGGTGAAGGATTACTTTTATGGCCTATATGGAAGACCACCTGCGCCGGTTGATGAAGAAATCAGAAAGAAGGCGCTGAAAGGATACGAAAAGGGTGAAACGCCCATAGATATAAGGCCGGCCGATACCCTTGAACCTGAACTTCCAAAAGCTAAAGAAGCCCTTAACGGTATAAGCGATAAGATGGAAGATATTCTGATTTATGCTTTGTACCCCATGACTGGTATGGAATTTTTGAAGAAAAAATATAAAATTCAGTAG
- a CDS encoding 4Fe-4S binding protein, with the protein MPTKIDEDACTGCGACAEVCPVDAITVDDTAKVDHELCTECGACVEECPVEAISQEE; encoded by the coding sequence ATGCCTACAAAAATTGATGAGGATGCCTGCACAGGATGTGGAGCGTGCGCCGAAGTATGTCCTGTCGATGCGATAACCGTTGATGATACGGCCAAGGTCGACCACGAGCTCTGTACAGAATGCGGGGCATGTGTTGAAGAGTGCCCGGTTGAAGCAATTTCACAGGAAGAATAA
- a CDS encoding heterodisulfide reductase-related iron-sulfur binding cluster, whose protein sequence is MDEVGRIIFWNVGGGARWITYALMVITFIALIYGLKKRYAMWKMGKPSPINFTKRLGERIGCFISNGIFHKSILREAYPGWMHFFIFWGFLILAIATGLIALQDDVVRLIFGVEFIKGNFYLIFSFLTDLAGILATIGILMAVWRRYVTKPERLDNKPDDLIVLMWILVVLVTGFLVEGARIAADPKPYEVWSFIGWYVASIFPSAEKGVTYMPHAIMWYLHMLLSFGLIVYIAYSRLLHIITSSLNMMFRGVEDNPRGAIVPIEDFENAEEFGVNSIEGFTWKQIFDLDACTRCGRCQDLCPAYASEKPLSPKKFIQDLKTEWERTAAGVKNEDGIIDTVIDEEALWSCTACLACQVNCPVSIPTFDKNIEMRRYLTLTLSKTTSETRLLFKNLQQKLDPYGMGKRQRTEWTEGLEVKNAGEEEVEYLYWVGCVASLDDRNRKVAKAFTKILQQAGVSFGILGQEETCCGDPARRCGNEELYLGIAQGNVELLNEMGIKKIITTCPHCYHTLKNEYPQIGGNFEVYHQADFISKLLKEGKLSINPSIEGTITFHDPCYLGRVNGIFDEARHVVDKVKQGNFVEMGRNHDRSFCCGGGGGRIWMEEHHKRINHLRIDEAIDISANTVVTACPYCLIMMEDAIKDKEKSETMKALDLSEVVVKGI, encoded by the coding sequence ATGGACGAGGTCGGAAGGATTATTTTCTGGAATGTTGGTGGCGGGGCAAGATGGATTACTTATGCCCTGATGGTAATAACCTTTATTGCTCTTATATACGGATTAAAAAAAAGATACGCCATGTGGAAGATGGGAAAACCTTCTCCGATCAATTTCACAAAGAGGCTGGGAGAAAGAATTGGCTGCTTTATCAGCAATGGTATTTTTCATAAATCGATTTTGAGAGAAGCATACCCTGGCTGGATGCATTTCTTTATATTCTGGGGATTCCTTATACTTGCTATAGCAACAGGACTCATTGCCCTCCAGGATGATGTGGTAAGGCTGATTTTTGGAGTAGAATTCATAAAAGGCAATTTCTACCTGATATTTTCCTTTTTGACTGATCTTGCCGGCATTCTTGCAACCATCGGTATTCTTATGGCTGTATGGAGAAGATATGTTACCAAGCCGGAAAGGCTTGACAATAAGCCTGATGATCTGATTGTCCTTATGTGGATACTTGTTGTGCTGGTTACAGGCTTTCTGGTGGAAGGAGCAAGAATAGCTGCCGATCCTAAACCATACGAGGTCTGGAGTTTTATAGGATGGTATGTTGCATCTATTTTTCCGAGTGCAGAAAAGGGCGTAACTTATATGCCACATGCAATTATGTGGTATCTTCATATGCTCCTTTCCTTCGGTCTCATAGTTTACATTGCATACTCAAGGCTGCTCCATATTATCACATCTTCTCTAAACATGATGTTCAGGGGGGTTGAGGACAATCCGAGAGGCGCAATCGTCCCTATTGAGGATTTTGAAAATGCCGAGGAGTTTGGCGTCAATTCGATAGAAGGATTTACCTGGAAACAGATATTTGACCTTGATGCGTGTACAAGGTGCGGCAGATGCCAGGATCTTTGCCCGGCATATGCAAGCGAAAAACCGCTCTCACCGAAAAAATTCATCCAGGATTTAAAGACTGAGTGGGAACGAACCGCAGCGGGAGTAAAAAACGAGGATGGAATAATAGATACCGTCATTGACGAAGAAGCGTTGTGGTCCTGCACAGCCTGTCTTGCCTGCCAGGTAAATTGTCCTGTATCAATACCTACCTTTGATAAAAATATTGAGATGAGAAGATACCTTACCTTGACACTGAGCAAGACTACATCTGAAACAAGACTTCTTTTCAAGAACCTCCAGCAGAAGCTCGATCCTTACGGTATGGGAAAGAGACAGAGAACCGAATGGACTGAAGGGCTTGAAGTGAAAAATGCCGGCGAGGAAGAGGTGGAATATTTATATTGGGTAGGATGCGTTGCCTCTCTTGACGACAGAAACAGAAAGGTTGCAAAGGCATTTACCAAAATATTACAACAAGCAGGCGTTTCATTCGGTATCCTGGGACAGGAAGAGACCTGCTGCGGAGATCCGGCTCGAAGATGCGGAAATGAAGAACTTTACCTTGGCATCGCACAGGGCAACGTAGAGCTTCTCAATGAAATGGGTATAAAAAAGATCATCACCACTTGTCCTCACTGCTATCATACGTTAAAGAACGAATATCCCCAGATCGGAGGGAATTTTGAGGTATACCACCAGGCTGATTTTATCTCTAAGCTGCTAAAAGAAGGCAAGCTGTCAATCAATCCATCTATTGAGGGGACTATAACATTTCACGATCCATGCTACCTCGGACGGGTAAACGGGATATTCGACGAGGCAAGACATGTTGTGGATAAAGTGAAGCAGGGAAATTTTGTAGAAATGGGGAGAAACCACGACAGGAGCTTCTGCTGCGGCGGCGGCGGCGGCAGAATATGGATGGAAGAACATCACAAAAGAATAAATCACTTAAGGATAGATGAGGCAATTGATATATCGGCAAATACGGTTGTAACTGCATGCCCCTATTGCCTTATTATGATGGAGGACGCCATTAAGGATAAGGAAAAGTCCGAAACCATGAAAGCATTGGATTTGTCTGAAGTTGTAGTAAAAGGCATATAA
- a CDS encoding NlpC/P60 family protein, with protein sequence MRRYISIAVSVLFLLITVSNNAFSTPTANNVKQKNNQQTVTKNNQTSPEKSKSLSSVKPKKAKIGKRSVGKHTKTTGKTRKEINNSRQNEIEVTENDGEFIEYRTKKGDTIDKIAKMFNIDKDDILEANNLTGKKLSPRKVILIPKVMEEEKDDEFITLTNKHLKPWKNNEEKYMLVKVAKSFMGAPYKYGGNSVRGLDCSAFAKKIYDIFDVQIPRSARDQFKTGMKINKDDLLIGDLVFFRTKRYIKYPTHVGIFIGDGNFIHSSSGHNRIGVKIDSLSSDFYSKTYVGAVRVKQSSDESAETPKTIENASNNS encoded by the coding sequence ATGAGAAGGTATATCAGTATTGCAGTCTCAGTATTGTTTCTTCTTATCACAGTATCAAACAATGCGTTTTCAACCCCTACAGCAAACAATGTAAAGCAGAAAAATAATCAACAAACCGTAACGAAAAATAATCAAACATCCCCTGAAAAATCCAAGAGCCTCTCCAGTGTAAAACCAAAAAAGGCAAAAATAGGCAAGCGGTCTGTCGGAAAGCACACTAAAACTACCGGCAAGACAAGGAAAGAAATCAACAACAGCAGGCAAAACGAGATTGAAGTTACAGAGAATGACGGTGAATTTATAGAATACAGAACAAAAAAAGGCGATACCATCGATAAAATAGCAAAGATGTTCAATATTGATAAAGACGATATTCTTGAAGCAAACAATCTGACAGGCAAAAAACTATCCCCCAGGAAAGTCATACTGATACCCAAGGTAATGGAAGAAGAAAAAGATGATGAATTCATAACCCTTACAAACAAGCATTTAAAGCCATGGAAAAACAACGAAGAAAAATACATGCTTGTAAAAGTTGCAAAAAGTTTCATGGGTGCTCCCTACAAGTACGGTGGAAATAGCGTCAGAGGTCTTGACTGTTCTGCTTTCGCAAAAAAGATTTATGATATATTCGATGTCCAGATCCCAAGAAGTGCCCGGGATCAATTCAAAACGGGCATGAAAATAAATAAAGACGATCTGCTAATTGGAGATCTGGTGTTTTTCAGGACAAAGAGATACATAAAATACCCGACCCATGTGGGCATATTCATCGGCGATGGCAATTTTATCCATTCTTCATCCGGGCACAATAGAATAGGGGTAAAAATAGACTCTCTATCATCGGATTTTTATTCAAAAACTTACGTTGGTGCCGTAAGAGTAAAACAGTCGTCAGACGAGAGCGCCGAAACACCAAAAACCATTGAGAATGCATCAAACAACTCGTAA
- the bioB gene encoding biotin synthase BioB, producing the protein MNSEFKQIQEKSIAMRGIDLDSALRLYDIGRKKPFMLMGYASEIRDHFKGNAVSFCCIVNAKSGLCPENCKFCAQSAHHYTNAEVYPLISKEEMIEKARQANAYGAHFFGIVTSGTKIATQEEWDEIEYAVKAINKIGIKPCGSLGMLDFERAQRLREAGLCRYHHNLETARSNFNNICTTHDYEEDIETIRNAKKAGLSTCCGGIIGLGETMEQRIELAFTLKEMDVDSVPINILNPIQGTPLADIPPLSPIEILITIALYRFILPDKDIKLCGGKEKNLRQLLPLGIVAGCNSLMTGNYLTTLGRDATLDMEMILDLGYSPAS; encoded by the coding sequence CAGCGCATTGAGACTTTACGATATTGGCAGGAAAAAACCTTTTATGCTCATGGGATATGCATCAGAGATAAGGGATCATTTCAAAGGAAACGCGGTGTCCTTTTGCTGTATCGTAAACGCAAAGTCAGGATTGTGCCCTGAAAACTGTAAATTCTGTGCACAGTCTGCACACCATTATACAAATGCCGAAGTATATCCCCTCATATCAAAAGAGGAGATGATCGAAAAGGCAAGACAGGCAAATGCATACGGCGCCCATTTCTTCGGGATTGTAACAAGCGGGACAAAGATTGCAACTCAAGAAGAATGGGATGAGATTGAATATGCGGTAAAAGCAATTAATAAAATAGGCATCAAACCCTGCGGTTCTCTCGGCATGCTCGACTTTGAAAGGGCGCAAAGGCTCAGAGAAGCAGGACTCTGCCGGTATCACCATAACCTTGAAACGGCAAGGAGTAACTTTAACAATATCTGCACTACCCATGATTACGAAGAGGATATAGAAACGATAAGGAATGCAAAAAAAGCAGGGCTCTCTACATGCTGCGGAGGGATAATCGGTCTTGGAGAAACAATGGAGCAGAGAATTGAGCTTGCCTTTACATTAAAAGAGATGGATGTTGATTCCGTACCGATAAACATTTTAAACCCGATTCAGGGCACGCCGCTTGCTGATATACCCCCTCTTTCACCGATTGAAATTCTCATCACCATCGCTCTTTACAGGTTTATACTTCCTGATAAGGATATTAAGTTGTGCGGAGGGAAAGAAAAAAATTTACGTCAGCTTTTACCGCTTGGTATTGTTGCAGGCTGCAATTCTCTGATGACAGGCAATTACCTGACAACGCTCGGCAGGGACGCAACGCTTGATATGGAGATGATACTGGACCTCGGATACTCCCCGGCATCTTAA